The following nucleotide sequence is from Arvicola amphibius chromosome 1, mArvAmp1.2, whole genome shotgun sequence.
ggcgtgtgtcaccatgaAACGCATTATTTGGCGAATCTTTTGGAGTGCTAGAGTGTATCTGGAAAGGCTTTTTATGGTCTGACCAACTTGCTTTTGTGTAAAGCCTGATCAAGAAAGGTCAGATTTTTCTCTGGCAGCAGAGCCAGGACTGGCATTTAGAACCTAGGCTACTGAACCATCCTGTCTCTTCTAGATACCACAGAGACTGCTGATTTGGGCATGTGTATAGAAGGCACTTCCTGTTAGCATTtattcctcattttcttctttgcccATCCTGCTTATTGGGGTCCCttcccaagcttttttttttaaaatattttatttatttatatgtatacaatattctgtctgtgtatgcctgcaggccagaagagggcaccagaccccattacagatggttgtgagccaccatgtggttgctgggaattgaactcaggacctctggaagagcaggcaatgctcttaacctctgagccatctctccagcccccttcccaaGCTTTAACATTCAGTCCCCTCCTCCAGTGCTTTCATTCCTTTGGACCCTTGGCTCTCTAttccctcacccctccctccaTTAGCCCCTCATCCCTGCCCGCTCTGGATTGGAGCAGACAGCTCTCCTACCTTCCAGGCAAGAATCAAAAGACCCAGCTGAAGGCAATGGAGCCCAGCCTGAGGCAACGCCTGGGGATGGTGACAAGGCAAGTTGAAGTGGCGGGTGGTTGGAGTGGAGCATAGGGATGGCTGGGAGCCTGCTGAGTAAATTGAGCCTGGTCTCTTCCTGAGGCACTGATGAGATGTAGAACATGGAGTGGGAAAGACAACTGCTCTGTGAGTATccgtcctttttttctttttttacagccAGAGGAGACCCAGGAGAAGGCTGAGAAAGATGAGCCAGGAGCCTGGGAGGAGACATTCAAAACTCATACTGACAGCAAGCCTTACGGTGAGGCGCCGGGAAAGCCCTGGCTAGGGGCACGGGTACATCTTGGCAAGCAGAAGCTCTGTAAAtcagcttttgcttttctttcaggaCCCATGTCTGTAGGTTTGGACTTCTCTCTGCCAGGGATGGAACATGTGTATGGGATCCCTGAGCATGCAGACAGCCTGAGACTGAAGGTTACTGAGTGAGTCCACTAGTTACACTGGGATGGTTGAGAAAGGAGGCAGCCAGGGCTTGGGGTTTTGCTCATTCACTTGAGTATTCTAGACAAGCATTATTCCCTTCCCATATCTGAGTTACCTTTATTACTCTGGGTTATAAAGTTTTTTGAAGGAACAAGTCTGTTCTTCTCTCAGCTATGTCTGTGGGGTGGCATTTGCATATGCCATAGCTTGAATAGTCATTAGCttaagtctgtctgtctgccaccaGGGGTGGTGAGCCGTACCGCCTATACAACTTGGATGTGTTCCAGTATGAGCTGAACAACCCCATGGCTCTGTATGGGTCTGTGCCTGTGCTCTTGGCACACAACCCTCATCGAGACTTGGGCATCTTCTGGCTTAATGCTGCTGAGACATGGGTTGATATATCCTCCAACACTGCTGGGAAGGTAAGAGTGTAGCATAGGGAGAGAGACGGTAAAAGTCTGCCGGGGATGCTGGAATGTGAGTGTGAAAATACTAGTGGCACAGCTTATTTGGGAAATGGTCCTTAGTCATTGCCAGATAGTACTCCGGATGAGTGAAGTCACTGCTCCCTCTGGCCTGAGAAGATTCACTGTCCATTCTGTAGGAACACTCTGGGTTTAAGGGCTATTTGCTTACTATGAGTGAAAAGGTCCTCAGTCTCAGGAGACAACAGGTACCAGTGGGTTACAAGACAAGGGCTTCAGGAATGGTAAATGGCAATGCCAAGGCTGTTGTGGTGGAGGGACGGTGCTCTTTTTAGAGAGTGTGGTCTGTGAAAGTCTCCTGAAGGAGTTGATTGTTAACTCTCAGACCACACAGTGAGGTGTTAGGAGCCAGCTGTGTGAGCACTCAAGCGAAAATTACTGCATTTGTCTCAAGTTGGCAATCAAAAGCTGACTTCCATTTTTCTCCTCCGTAGACCTTGTTTGGGAAGATGTTGGATTACCTGCAGGGATCTGGGGAGACTCCACAGACAGACATTCGTTGGATGTCAGAGAGTGGCATTATTGATGTTTTCCTGATGCTTGGGCCTTCAGTTTTTGATATCTTTCGGCAGTATGCTAGTCTCACAGGTAGGTGATGTTAACACTGCCAACCAATAGCCTCATTTTTCTGTTCTTGAAAAGTTAGGTTTGTGCATTTTCAGACATTTTCTCTCAGCCTGTTTTTCTACCCTACCTTTCTTTTAGTCTCCCTGTCCTTTAAGGATCAGGTTTAATCTGATCCCCTTGTactctgtccttttcttcctccttagtgtgtgtttgcatgcgtgtgtatttgtgagccctcagaggccagaaggcagcactggagctgaagttacaggtgccCGTGAGCTGCTTGATGTTGGTGCTGTGAGCCTAgacttggtcctctggaagagcggcaagTGCTGGACTCTTAACGTTTTAGCCATTTCTTTAGTCTGTAACCATCTTTTGGTGAACCTGCAGGGACACCGgcatttccccctctcttttccctcGGCTACCACCAGAGCCGTTGGAACTACCGGGATGAGGCTGATGTTTCAGAAGTGGATCAGGGTTTTGATGATCACAACATGCCCTGTGATGTCATATGGTTGGACATTGAACATGCTGATGGCAAGCGGTACTTCACTTGGGATCCTACTCGCTTTCCTCAGCCTCTCAGTATGCTTGAGCGCTTGGCCTCCAAGAGAAGGAAGGTAAGTGTGGCCTGCAGCTCTGTTTGGTCTTCTCACTGTAAGGGTGAGACATGATTATCCCAACCATGTCTACTTTTGTTCTTCGCCCCTAGCTGGTGGCCATTGTGGACCCCCACATCAAGGTAGACTCTGGCTACCGAGTTCACGAAGAACTGCGAAACCATGGGCTGTATGTTAAAACTCGGGATGGCTCTGATTATGAGGGCTGGTGCTGGCCAGGTAAGCAGGCCAAGAATTGAAGGGGAGACTATTGGGAGGCCAACGAGGTAGAATTATTTTGTTAGGCTTTGTTTTTGCCTCTTTGGAGATTGACAgctgctgtttttctctctcaggcTCAGCTAGTTACCCTGACTTCACTAATCCAAGGATGAGGTCCTGGTGGGCTAACATGTTCAGCTTTGACAATTATGAGGTAGGAAAGACTGTTCATGTGCCTTCTGTCTTTCCTACTTTCTTGTCATGACTAAGCCTTTGTGCTCAATACCATTGCTTTTTTTGGGGCCTATACATTTCATGGGGACTTGAAGATCTTGGAGGTTCTGGATTTCTAGAAGCTTTCTTTCTGACAGTGTTTCTCTtcatcctctcctctttcctgtacATACTTGGTGCCTGTGTTTTCAGGGTTCAGCTCCTAACCTTTATGTCTGGAATGACATGAATGAACCATCTGTGTTCAATGGTCCTGAGGTCACCATGCTGAAGGATGCTGTGCATTATGGTGGCTGGGAGCACCGGGACATCCATAACATCTATGGCTTATATGTGGTAAGGGACTGAGAGAAGAAGTAGGGAGAACAGAGCTTCAACGTGAAGACTTTGTAGTTTTCACCAGATGACAGATGGAGTTTGTTCACTCTCTTGATTTTCTACCCAGCACATGGCGACTGCTGATGGGCTAATACAGCGCTCTGGTGGCACAGAACGTCCCTTCGTCCTGAGTCGGGCTTTCTTCGCAGGCTCCCAGCGCTTTGGTAAGACTTGGAGAATAGAGTTGTGGCAGCTGTGCAGGAAGGGgagtgcttgtaaccccagcatttaagGTGTTGAATCAGGAGGCGCTTCAGTTTAGGGCTGCCTAGATTGTCTAGGTAGTCTAGTTTGGAGCTACTTAGTATGactgtctcaagggaaaaaaataagcaaaaaatagaGCTCTAACACAAAAAGTATGAAGGCCAGATCAGAGGAGCCATGGTGTCTCTAGAGGGGCACCAGAGAGAATGGGATGTCTAATCCTCATTTTAGAGTTCTGAGAGGGCTGCAGGGGAGCTCCACCTAGCTTACGCAAGGCCTGCTCAGCTCCTagaaccaaaacaagaaaagaagtagTGTTTAACTTTAATATCTTCAGAGCGTCCTGGCTGCTGTCAGGCAAATGTGGCGAGTCAAAGGACACCTTTCTAAAGGCTGAGCCCTTTTCTCTTTGTCAAGCTTCTTCCTTCTTGACTTTTTTCTCAGGAGCTGTATGGACAGGGGATAACACAGCAGAATGGGATCATTTGAAGATTTCTATCCCTATGTGTCTCAGCTTGGCGCTGGTGGGACTTTCCTTCTGTGGTGGTAAGAGAAGAAATTTGGGGTTTTGATTGGGATAAAGTCACAGGACCTGGGCAGGAGCAAagaacagtatatatatatatatatatatatatatatatatatatatatatattatatatatatatttatatatgactgCCAGTACCTCTTCTTTGCTCTTCAACCTGCTACTTCTCCTCTCCCAGCGGATGTGGGTGGCTTCTTCAAGAACCCAGAACCAGAGCTGCTTGTGCGCTGGTACCAAATGGGTGCCTACCAGCCATTCTTTCGGGCTCATGCCCACTTGGATACTGGGCGGCGAGAACCATGGCTGTTAGCACCTCAATACCAAGATGCAATCCGAGATGCCTTGTACCAGCGGTACTCTTTGCTCCCCTTCTGGTATACCCTCTTCTATCAAGCTCACCAGGAAGGACTTCCTGTTATAAGGTAAATTAGTCAGCAGGATCTGTGGAGTCAGGCAGAGTGACTGGGAGATAATGAGGTCCAATTTGGGTGTCTGGgcctctttctttccatttccagagCCTTATTTGTAAGATctgatttgaatatgaaatgtggAAGGGATGTAATTCAGTGATAGAGTAGTTGAGCACTTGCCTGGTATATACAAGGCCATGAGTTCAGTCAGTCCCCAGtgccagcaaagaaagaaaaagaaagacaaaaagaggctaatgaaatggctcagtgggtaaagtaaaagcacttgccatcaGATGTAGGGAACTGAGTTCAACTGCCAGAGcgtgatagaaggagaaaactgactcataCAAgatgcaagttgttctctgaccaccacatgcatgACAAGTGGCCCTTCATCCCATCAAAAATTGTGCTATaggaggctaaggtaggaggTACAAGAGTTTAACACCAGCTTATGCTgaatagcaagaccctgtcttaaaaagagagTCAAGGGAAGACTAAGGGAAATAAGTGAATAATGGTAGTGAACATCTGAAGAAAACTGCCAGCAGTGATGTCATTTGATAAAGGTCAGTAGGTCACAAAAGGCCTTCTTGAGAAAACGGCCTGTACAATGAGTGGGGCAGATGTCACCCCAAGGAAGAACATTACATGGAAAAGGAACTGCAGGTGCCAAAATTCCCAAGTATAACaagccagaaataaaaacaaaaattctgtgGGCCTTgggaaggaactgagaggagAGGTTGGCACTGTGAATGGAGAAGACACTTCTCTGATCCTAAAGGGTCTTTCCAGCTGAAGTATTTGAGGAGGCCACTAAAAGGTAGAGAGCAGTTGGAAAAGAGTGGGGTTACGGAAGTAAGATAAGAAGTAAAATGAACTGGTGGAATTGTGTGCCTACAACATTCCATTGGCTGAAAGCTCCTGGGTTTCTCCTTAGTgcggttctttttttatttgtttttggtttgtttgtttgtttttatttttattttttttgagacagggtttctctgtgtagtcttggctgtcctagaacttgcactgtagaccaggctggccttgaactaaaaatatgcctgcctctccctgctgaGTGCTGCCACCCTCACCCAGCTTCCCAGTGTATTGCTGGTTCTTAGAGGAATGTCTTTGACATATGTCTGAGAAGGTAatatcttcctttcctgtcttccttcctagGCCCCTCTGGGTACACTATCCTCAGGATGTGACTACCTTCAGTATAGAGGATCAGTTCCTGCTTGGTGAGAAAGGGGAGGACAGTTGGTAGTAGTGAGTTGGGTTTAGACTTCAGAATTtgtgactgggtggtggtggtgcatgctttaatcccagcactcagaaggcagaggcaggcaaatctctgagtttcaagccagtctggtttatagagtgagttccatccaggacagccaagctaaggcttcacagagaaaccttatcttgaatcTCCCCTCATAAAAAGAAGAACTTGTGGGATGTGTATGAAGGTTAAGAAAGTTGTGGAGTAACTGTGGCTGGACCTGAAGCAGAAAGATACTTTAATGCTCTCTAGACTGGCAGCAATGCTCTCAGATCCATGTTAATTCTTGTATGTTTTAGGGGATGCACTCCTGATTCACCCTGTATCAGATGCTGGGGCCCATGGTGTGCAGGTCTATTTGCCTGGCCAAGGAGAGGTAAGTTACAGGATGTTGTAGGCAAATAGGCAAACAGGATGGAACTCCTGTGCATTAAGTAATTCAATATCTTGTCATCCACAGGTATGGTATGACATTCAAAACTATCAGAAGCATCATAGTCCCCAGACCCTGTACCTGCCAGTAACTCTGAACAGTGTGAGTATGCCTGTCTAGCTGCTATCCCTGTTTGCTTGTATATTTCCAGAAGGGGAGAAAATGTGTAATTCGAGGTCCAAATGACCTTGGGGGCCCAAAAGACCAAGAGCAGAAGATGCTCCAAGGCCTAAAGGAGCAGTGCTTCACTGCAGTAC
It contains:
- the Ganab gene encoding neutral alpha-glucosidase AB isoform X1, translated to MAAVAAVAARRRRSWLSLVLACLGVCLGITLAVDRSNFKTCDESSFCKRQRSIRPGLSPYRALLDTLQLGPDALTVHLIHEVTKVVLVLELQGLQKNMTRIRIDELEPRRPRYRVQDVLVADPSTSRLSVSGRDDNSVELTVAEGPYKIILTARPFRLDLLEDRSLLLSVNARGLMAFEHQRAPRVPFSDKVSLTLGSMWDKIKNLFSRQESKDPAEGNGAQPEATPGDGDKPEETQEKAEKDEPGAWEETFKTHTDSKPYGPMSVGLDFSLPGMEHVYGIPEHADSLRLKVTEGGEPYRLYNLDVFQYELNNPMALYGSVPVLLAHNPHRDLGIFWLNAAETWVDISSNTAGKTLFGKMLDYLQGSGETPQTDIRWMSESGIIDVFLMLGPSVFDIFRQYASLTGTPAFPPLFSLGYHQSRWNYRDEADVSEVDQGFDDHNMPCDVIWLDIEHADGKRYFTWDPTRFPQPLSMLERLASKRRKLVAIVDPHIKVDSGYRVHEELRNHGLYVKTRDGSDYEGWCWPGSASYPDFTNPRMRSWWANMFSFDNYEGSAPNLYVWNDMNEPSVFNGPEVTMLKDAVHYGGWEHRDIHNIYGLYVHMATADGLIQRSGGTERPFVLSRAFFAGSQRFGAVWTGDNTAEWDHLKISIPMCLSLALVGLSFCGADVGGFFKNPEPELLVRWYQMGAYQPFFRAHAHLDTGRREPWLLAPQYQDAIRDALYQRYSLLPFWYTLFYQAHQEGLPVIRPLWVHYPQDVTTFSIEDQFLLGDALLIHPVSDAGAHGVQVYLPGQGEVWYDIQNYQKHHSPQTLYLPVTLNSIPVFQRGGTIVPRWMRVRRSSDCMKDDPITLFVALGPQGTAQGELFLDDGHTFSYQTRHEFLFRRFSFSGNTLVSSSADPKGHLETPVWIERVVIMGAGEPAAVVLQTRGSPESRLSFQHDPETSVLILRKPGISVASDWSIHLR
- the Ganab gene encoding neutral alpha-glucosidase AB isoform X2 — translated: MAAVAAVAARRRRSWLSLVLACLGVCLGITLAVDRSNFKTCDESSFCKRQRSIRPGLSPYRALLDTLQLGPDALTVHLIHEVTKVVLVLELQGLQKNMTRIRIDELEPRRPRYRVQDVLVADPSTSRLSVSGRDDNSVELTVAEGPYKIILTARPFRLDLLEDRSLLLSVNARGLMAFEHQRAPRVPQESKDPAEGNGAQPEATPGDGDKPEETQEKAEKDEPGAWEETFKTHTDSKPYGPMSVGLDFSLPGMEHVYGIPEHADSLRLKVTEGGEPYRLYNLDVFQYELNNPMALYGSVPVLLAHNPHRDLGIFWLNAAETWVDISSNTAGKTLFGKMLDYLQGSGETPQTDIRWMSESGIIDVFLMLGPSVFDIFRQYASLTGTPAFPPLFSLGYHQSRWNYRDEADVSEVDQGFDDHNMPCDVIWLDIEHADGKRYFTWDPTRFPQPLSMLERLASKRRKLVAIVDPHIKVDSGYRVHEELRNHGLYVKTRDGSDYEGWCWPGSASYPDFTNPRMRSWWANMFSFDNYEGSAPNLYVWNDMNEPSVFNGPEVTMLKDAVHYGGWEHRDIHNIYGLYVHMATADGLIQRSGGTERPFVLSRAFFAGSQRFGAVWTGDNTAEWDHLKISIPMCLSLALVGLSFCGADVGGFFKNPEPELLVRWYQMGAYQPFFRAHAHLDTGRREPWLLAPQYQDAIRDALYQRYSLLPFWYTLFYQAHQEGLPVIRPLWVHYPQDVTTFSIEDQFLLGDALLIHPVSDAGAHGVQVYLPGQGEVWYDIQNYQKHHSPQTLYLPVTLNSIPVFQRGGTIVPRWMRVRRSSDCMKDDPITLFVALGPQGTAQGELFLDDGHTFSYQTRHEFLFRRFSFSGNTLVSSSADPKGHLETPVWIERVVIMGAGEPAAVVLQTRGSPESRLSFQHDPETSVLILRKPGISVASDWSIHLR